Below is a genomic region from Deltaproteobacteria bacterium.
GGGGACTCTCGTCTTCCAGTTCTGCCCAGAAGCGCTTTGCCTGCTCATCGGTCAACGGGGAGTTGATCTGCAAGTCCCTTGAGTGGAGGGGAACCAGAGTGGCCACCACTTCGGAGCCGCGCATCAGGACAACCTGCTCTCCCGATTCGGCCGCCTCGACCAGCTGATGCAACCTCGCCTTCGCCTTGTTGAGTGTCACCGTGATCATGCCTCACAATCGCAAAAAAGTAGGTCCCTTGTCAAGGACTTACTTTTTTATAGATTCCGAGCGCCTGTCCACCAAAGCTTTAGCGGTTGTGAAAGACCACCCCTCTGTGGAGAGAAACTGGTCTCTTCAGAGAACAGTCAAGGATCCATGGCCGCACGCGGCGGCTGAAAACAAACAACTCTCGAATGAGAGTCTACGATAGATCCCTTGTCCATGGCAGAAGCGACTTCACTATCGAAGAAGTACGAAGCGGTGCTCGGTCACCCATCGACCGATCCCTATGACCTTGGGGTCGCTCAATGCCTGAATGTCATTGACCAGGCAAGAGAGGGACAAACCAAGTGGGATCAGATCGATCGGGACTTCAAATTAGTTCAAGAAGGAAGACTCTTCCAAACACAACAACCAGAGTTCCTTTGGGGGTTTGCCAGGGCCTGCCGATGGACAGGTCCTTTTTTAGGTGATCCCAAAAAACCAATCCCCGATCGGGAGATTGAAGAAACCTTGCAACAAATTCAGAAAGGGTACGTTCCGCATCGACTTTTACTCAGAAAACAAAGAGTCGACCCCGCTGAGGCTGAAAAATCAACCTTGGCCGACCCAAAAACCTTCCTGAAATCGTCCCCAAAACCGGGGACCGATGGAAGAATTGTCCATCTTGTTGCGGTCATGCCGGCTTCTATTGACGAAGCGGCACGTATCTTGGGACTTGAGGCGACGAAGATGAAACAGAGGTCTCCTAAATGCCTCCAATCGGATATTGTCGGTGACGTCCAACCCAATCTTGAAGGCAAGCCATTTCAGATGAGGGTTGGCCTAAAAATGCCGCCGTTATTTTTTAATCGTTTCTTTGATATCAAGGTTAAGGTCAAAAAATGGGGGAACCATGGTGATCCCAATGAGGGGATGCGGATTGATATGCGATACGTGGCTGACTCCGGAAATATCAACGCCTTCGAAGGAACAGCGGAAGTCTGGAGAATTGATCCTGAGAGATTTGTTATCTCCTTCCGACTTTACGTCGATGTGAATCTGCTTTTATCCGCTGACTGGATCCAAGATATGCAAACAAAGCATCTCGGTGAATTTGTGAAAAAGCTTGTTGCTGAGGTTAAGAGGTAGCAGGGCAACTCTTTCCGATATGATTCTCAAACTCCTCGCGAAATTTCCCGATATGACTGGCGATCGGCATCGCAAGCGCATCGGCCAGGACGCATACCGTCATCCCGGTCATCTTTTTGCCGATATCCAGCAGGAGATCGATATCCTGCTCTGTCCCCTCCCCCTCTTCAAACCGTTTGAGAATCTTGTACGACCATCCGGTCCCTTCACGACAGGGGGAACATTGGCCACACGACTCATGCGCATAAAACCGCGCGAGGTTCATCAAGGCACGCACAATACAATACCCCTCATCAATAACGATCACCCCGCCCGATCCAAGCATTGAACCTTTTGACTGCAGCGATTCGTAGTCGAGATTCACCTCTTCGACCTCCTGTGCGGTCAGAATCGGGACGGAGGAACCGCCCGGAATCACCGCCTTCAGGACCTTTCCATCAGCCATCCCACCGGCATACTCCCGAATCAGTGTGCGTAGCGGGGTCCCAAGCGGAACTTCGTAAACCCCCGGCTTTTTCACAGGCCCGCAAATAGAAAAAAGTTTTGCCCCTGGGCTTTTTTCGGTCCCGATCGCCTTGTAAGCAGCCGCCCCTTTCTCGATAATAAAAGGGACCGACGACAGGGTCTCCACATTATTCACGACCGTCGGACATCCGAAAAGTCCCTGCACCGCCGGGAACGGAGGCTTGATTCGCGGATAACCGCGTTTCCCCTCGAGTGACTCGATCAAAGCGGTCTCTTCACCACAGATATAGGCCCCCGCCCCTCGATGGATGTAAATTTCCAGATCGTAGCCAGACCCAAAGATATTTTTGCCGAGATACCCTTTGCGATACGCTTCTTGAACAGCCGCTTCTATCCGCTTCAGTGAAAGATCAAATTCCCCACGGATATAAATATAAGCGGTGTGACACTGAATCGCGTAGGAGGCGATCATCGCCCCTTCGATCAAGCGATGCGGATCTTTTTCCAAGATCGGTCGATCCTTGAAGGTCCCCGGCTCGCTCTCATCCGCATTCACACAGAGATAGGTCGGCTTACCGGTATTTTGAGGGACAAACCCCCACTTCATGCCGGCCGGAAAACCGGCACCACCACGCCCACGAAGGCCGGAGGACTTGACCTCGTTGATAACATCTGCCGGCTTCATCTGGAGCGCCTTTCGGACCGCCTGATAACCACCGGTTTTCTCGTAAACCGCGAGGGTCCAGGATTCGGGAAGGGAGAAATTTTTTGTGAGAACGAGTTCCATTATTTCAATTTTTCCAAAATCTGATCGACCTTTTCCGCCGTCAGCCCCTCATAATACTTCTCATTCACCATCATTGCGGGCCCAGTCCCACACGAGGCGAGGCACTCGACGGTGGTTAATGTAAATTTCTTATCCTCGGTGGTTTCGCCATCCTCGATCCCGAGTCTCTTTTTGAGATGTCCAATGATCGAATCAGACCCCATCAAGGCACACGGGAGTGTGCGACAGACCTGAAGGTGATATTCCCCGACCGGTTTTTTGTAGAGCATCGTATAAAAGGTCGCGACGCCGTAGACGTGGGCCGGTGAGAGGTCGAGACGCGCCGCGATCAGTTCCATGACCTCCTGAGAAATCCAACCAAACTGCTCCTGCGCGATCCAGAAAACCGGAAGCAGCGCCGCCTGGCGGGTTGGATAGTGCGAGAGGGCTTCCTGAATCTTTTGTTCGGATTTTTCGGTGAAATTTGGTTTCATCGATCCAGCTCCCCGACAATAATATTCAGACTCCCCAACACCGCCACCGCATCCGCAATCATCCCCCCTTCTACCATCTTCGAGAATGCCGAGGTGAGAAGGAAACAAGGAGGACGAACACGGACCCGATACGGCCTCCCTCCCCCATCACTGATAATATAAAAACCGAGTTCGCCATTCGCCGCCTCTGTCGCGGAATAAACCTCTCCAGCAGGGACCTTGATCCCATCCATCAGGAGCATGAAATGGTTCATGAGACCCTCAATATTCCGGTACACCTCTTGTTTCGGTGGCAGTGCAATGCGGGGATCCTTCACCATAACCGGTCCTTCCGGTATCATCCGAAACGCCTGTTCGATAATCCTTGCCGATTGTCGCATCTCCTCAAATCGAACCATCAGTCGATCATAAACATCACCCACAGTTCCGACAGGAATCTCGAAATCAAAGGTATCGTAATGATAATAGGGCTCCGCCCGCCTCAAATCATGGGGAACACCGGTTGCCCGAAGACAGGGGCCTGTAAAACCCCAGCTGATCGCATCCTCCTTCGAAATAATCCCGACCTTTTGCGTCCGATCCATAAAGATCTTATTTCTCTCCAGAAGCCGGCTCACATCCCGAATCGCCGATCCAAGATCCTTCAGGACCTTCCGGATCCCATCCGCAAAATCAGGTGTCAGATCCCTCATCACCCCGCCAATTCTGGTGTAATTCGTGGTAAGTCTGGCCCCACAAAGTTTTTCGGTAAAATCGTAGATCGCCTCTCGCACATTGAAAAAGTACCAGAAATTCGAAAGCCCACCCAGATCGACCGCCGCGGCCCCCAAACAGATGAGATGATCCATGATACGTGACAGCTCACAGACAATCACACGGATAAACCGGGCCCTCTCCGGAATCTCGACACCGAGAAGTGTCTCGACCGCACGACAGTAACCGACATTGTTCATCATCGAGGAGCAGTAATTCAAACGATCGGTGTAGGGAATCACCTGTGTCCAGGTGCTCACCTCTGAGTGTTTCTCAAAGGCACGGTGCAGGTAGCCGATCTCGACATTTGATTTTTTGATCGTCTCTCCATCCAGCTCAACGAAAAACCGCAACGCCCCATGGGTCGCCGGATGCGAAGGACCGATGTTCAAGGCCATTTCCTTCATCAGACAATCTCCCCAGGAATCGGAATTTTTTGGCGTTTGTTAATCGGATAGTCTTTTCGCAACGGATGCCCCTCAAACCCCTCGAAGAGCAGCAGGTGTTTCAAGTTCGGATGCCCCTCAAAACGGATTCCAAACATTTCCCAACACTCTCTCTCTGACCAATCCGCCGCCTTCCAGAGATCGACGACAGACGAAATCACCAGCTCCTCTTCAGGCACTTTGATATGGACACGCAGACGATGGTTATGGGTCAGTGAATAGAGCTGATAGACAACCTCAAATCGGGGGGATTCGTTTAATTTCAGCCGATCAACGCCGAAGAGGTCGATC
It encodes:
- the nuoF gene encoding NADH-quinone oxidoreductase subunit NuoF; translation: MELVLTKNFSLPESWTLAVYEKTGGYQAVRKALQMKPADVINEVKSSGLRGRGGAGFPAGMKWGFVPQNTGKPTYLCVNADESEPGTFKDRPILEKDPHRLIEGAMIASYAIQCHTAYIYIRGEFDLSLKRIEAAVQEAYRKGYLGKNIFGSGYDLEIYIHRGAGAYICGEETALIESLEGKRGYPRIKPPFPAVQGLFGCPTVVNNVETLSSVPFIIEKGAAAYKAIGTEKSPGAKLFSICGPVKKPGVYEVPLGTPLRTLIREYAGGMADGKVLKAVIPGGSSVPILTAQEVEEVNLDYESLQSKGSMLGSGGVIVIDEGYCIVRALMNLARFYAHESCGQCSPCREGTGWSYKILKRFEEGEGTEQDIDLLLDIGKKMTGMTVCVLADALAMPIASHIGKFREEFENHIGKSCPATS
- the nuoE gene encoding NADH-quinone oxidoreductase subunit NuoE, whose product is MKPNFTEKSEQKIQEALSHYPTRQAALLPVFWIAQEQFGWISQEVMELIAARLDLSPAHVYGVATFYTMLYKKPVGEYHLQVCRTLPCALMGSDSIIGHLKKRLGIEDGETTEDKKFTLTTVECLASCGTGPAMMVNEKYYEGLTAEKVDQILEKLK
- a CDS encoding NADH-quinone oxidoreductase subunit D yields the protein MKEMALNIGPSHPATHGALRFFVELDGETIKKSNVEIGYLHRAFEKHSEVSTWTQVIPYTDRLNYCSSMMNNVGYCRAVETLLGVEIPERARFIRVIVCELSRIMDHLICLGAAAVDLGGLSNFWYFFNVREAIYDFTEKLCGARLTTNYTRIGGVMRDLTPDFADGIRKVLKDLGSAIRDVSRLLERNKIFMDRTQKVGIISKEDAISWGFTGPCLRATGVPHDLRRAEPYYHYDTFDFEIPVGTVGDVYDRLMVRFEEMRQSARIIEQAFRMIPEGPVMVKDPRIALPPKQEVYRNIEGLMNHFMLLMDGIKVPAGEVYSATEAANGELGFYIISDGGGRPYRVRVRPPCFLLTSAFSKMVEGGMIADAVAVLGSLNIIVGELDR
- a CDS encoding NADH-quinone oxidoreductase subunit C, whose amino-acid sequence is MILQQLQEKFPLEIIKTGEGYGNLFAFVKKERSHEFFTYLRDEPALKFEFLIDLFGVDRLKLNESPRFEVVYQLYSLTHNHRLRVHIKVPEEELVISSVVDLWKAADWSERECWEMFGIRFEGHPNLKHLLLFEGFEGHPLRKDYPINKRQKIPIPGEIV